The Kribbella sp. HUAS MG21 genome includes the window GGCCTGCGCCCCGGCGACGCGATCGTCGAGTGGAACGTGCGGACCACGCAGCTCGCGCGGGCGGCCCGTGCGACCGTGGCGCAGTACTACGGTCGGCCGGCGCGCGAGGTGGTCGCGGCCGGGATCTCGAACGGCGGCTACCTGGTCAGATGGCAGCTCGAGAACCACCCGGAGCTGTACACCCGCGGCGTCGACCTCGAAGGCACGCTGTGGACCGCCGACGGGCCGAACCTGTTCACCTACTTGCCTCAGGCAATCAAAGGCTACGAGAACCACGACCCCGCGGCGATCGTGGCGGCCGGCTTCGACCCGCGGTCGGACTTCCTCTGGGACTACCACTACACCGTCTACTGGAAGCTGACCCAACGCATCTACGCCGCCGAACTCGACCCGACGTACACCGGCACCGAAGCCGACTACGACTACAGCCGCCGCCCGGAAGTTCACAAGGCGGTCAGCAGGATCGCGCTCACCGGCAACATCCGCAAACCACTCACCACGATCCACGGCACCTACGACAGCCTGCTGCCGATCAGCCAGGACTCCGACGTGTACGCCGCGATGGCGCGCCACACCAACCTGCACAGGTACCAGCGGGTCGAGGCAGGCAACCACGTCGACGGCCTCGTCGACGCCTACCCCGACCGGCTGGTCCCGCTCGTCCCGTTGTTCCAGCAGACGATCAGAACACCATCGTGAGCAGGTCGGCGAACAGCTCCTGTTCGTCGACCTCCAGCCCGCGGTTCGTGAACCACGTCGCCATGTTGTGGCAGTCGCGCAGCAGGAAGTCCATGCCCTTCGGGTTGCCGACGATGTCGATCACCTGCGGCAGGTCGATCATCACGATCCGGTCCGCCTGGGCGAGCACGTTGTACGGCGAGAGGTCGCCGTGCGCGAGCCCCGCGCGGGCCAGTTCGCGCATCGCGCCGCGGAGCTGCTCGAAGTACACGCCGAGCAGCTCCTTGGACGGCCGGACCTGGGCGAGCCGCGGTGCGGCGCCGCCCTCCCCGTCGTCGATGAACTCCATCAGCAGCTCGGTGCCGTCCACCTGCACGGGGTACGGGACCGGGACGCCGGCCTTCCACAGCCGGTTCAGGGCGTCCCATTCGGCGTACGCCCACTGGCCGGCCGCGACACTGCGGCCGTGCGAGGTCTTCTTCGCCATCGCCCGGCTGTCGCGGCTGTTGCGGGTCCGGCGGCCTTCGACGTACGCCGTACTGCGGTGGAAGGTGCGGTGCTCCTCGGTGCGGTACCGCTTCGCGGCCAGCAGTGAGGACTTCGCCGGGTTGTCGCCGATGGCTTCGACGGCCCGCTCGATCAGGAAGACGTCGGCTTCCTTACCGGTTTTGAGGACGCCGAGCTCGGTGTCGATCGCGGCCTGTTCCGTCACCACCCAGTCCGGGCGGGGATCAGGTCCGCGAGAGCCGCGCTCGACGTCCAGCCAGGTGGACCACCGCTGGTCCGGTCCCAGGTGTTCGTCGACTGAATGGAACTGGAAGGTGAAGTCGTTATCGGTGAGTTCGTACTCGGGAGAAGACAACTGAGGTGCTCCTGAAGCATGAGGTGGGACTGACGCGGACATGCCGCAGCACAGTGATGGCCATCCGTCAGCCCTCCTTAGGTCCAGGCAGCTCTCGTCGCCGCTCGGTCAGCCCAGGATGCCCGCCCGATCCAGGACCCGCAACGCATTTACCGGAACTGCGACCCAGCGGTCGGCCGCAGCCGCAGCTCCTGCGCCGGTTTCACCGAGCGGCAGACCAGCTCCGGCAGCACCCGCTCCCGCCACCTCCGCGACGCGGCGAGCCGGCGGCGGTGGTCGTCGTACGCCGCATCGTCCTCGAACCGCGCGAACCAGGCCAGCACGACTTCGGCGCGCAACGGCAGCTGCGGAAAGTTGTTCTCGGCAACCAAACTCTCGAACACCGCCACCGGCTCGGCACCGGTCGCGGACAGCAAAGGCACCACATGATCGGTGAAGAACTCGACGAACTCGTCGTCCGGCGCGCCGCGGTGGTACACGGCGCCGGCGATCACCGAGTCCACGACGCCGTCCGGCCGCGGGGCGTCGAGGGCGGGGTACCCGGGCCCGAGCCGCAGCGGCCGCAGCAGCAGCGCGTCGTCGGAGTCGATCATCGTCGCGTTCGCCGCCGCGGCGTGCTCGCGCCAGACCGGGCCGTAGTAGAAGTCGTTCAGCGCCGCCGCCCGCGCCGGCAGGTCCGGGAAGCCGCGGAGCCACACGAACCGGTCCGGGTCGTCGAGATCGCGGAACTGGCCGACGATGTGCATGCCGCTCCGCTCCTGCCCGTCGACGAAGTGTTTGTCGAAGAGCTCGATCAAGTCGTCCCGGCGGCCGGGGTGCAGGGTGTACTGGCGGAGGTCGACAACGGCGCAGCAATCGTTCACGAGTGCAAGCCAACCATCGAAACCTGACAGTTACTGTCAGGCGACAGTCGTTTCAAACAGCCGTAACAGCCGGGTACTTGAAAGCTCCGGCGGAGTTTGATCTGGTGGACGTAAGTGGTTCAGCCCCCTGCCACCCAGACCTGCACGACGACACGACGAGGTATCTCCCGTGACGATCGCAGCTGCAGAACGCTCCCAGCAGAGCATTGCCGACGCCACGCACGAGCTGCTGCTCGAGGCGCACAGCGTCCCTGACCCTCGCCACCAGGCCTGCCTCGACGAGGTCGTGCTGCTGAACGCCCCGGTGGCCAGATCGATCGCCTCCCGCTACCGCAGCAAGGGCGTCGACTCCGACGACCTTGAGCAGGTCGCCTACCTGGGCCTGGTGAAGGCCGCGAACGGCTACCGGCTGGACGCGTCGACCGCGTTCCTGTCGTACGCCGTACCGACCATCCGCGGCGAGCTGAAACGGTACTTCCGCGACTGCGCCTGGACGATCCGGCCGCCGCGCCGGGTGCAGGAGATGCAGGGCAGCATCGCGGCCGCCGAGCCGGAACTGATCCAGCGGCTCGGCCACGTGCCGACCGACGCGGAGACCGCCGAGGCGCTCGGCACCGATCCGGCCGAGGTCGCGGAGGCCACCTCGGTCCGCGGCTGCTTCAGCACGCTGTCGCTGGACGCGCCTGGTGCGGTGGAAGGCGGGACGAGCCTGCTGGACACGGTCGCCAACGCCGAGGACGGCTACGACCTGGTCGAGAACGTCCACACCCTGTCGCCCGCGGTCGCGAACCTCGGCGACCGGGACAAGCGCATCCTCCAGTTGCGGTTCTGCAACGGGTTCACGCAGGAGGAGATCGGCCAGGAGCTGGGCGTCAGTCAGATGCAGGTCTCCCGGCTGCTGCGCGGCATCCTCGAGACGCTCCGTACCGAGCTCGCCGAGCGCCCTGGTCTCACCAGGACCTGATTCGGGTACCGTCGCCTCGTGGACTTCGAGGAGGCGGCGGACGCGGTCTACGCGGCGCCGGCGGCCGATTTCATTGCTACCCGCAACGAGCTGGCCAAGCAGCTGAAGGCCGACGGCGA containing:
- a CDS encoding NIPSNAP family protein, whose amino-acid sequence is MNDCCAVVDLRQYTLHPGRRDDLIELFDKHFVDGQERSGMHIVGQFRDLDDPDRFVWLRGFPDLPARAAALNDFYYGPVWREHAAAANATMIDSDDALLLRPLRLGPGYPALDAPRPDGVVDSVIAGAVYHRGAPDDEFVEFFTDHVVPLLSATGAEPVAVFESLVAENNFPQLPLRAEVVLAWFARFEDDAAYDDHRRRLAASRRWRERVLPELVCRSVKPAQELRLRPTAGSQFR
- a CDS encoding prolyl oligopeptidase family serine peptidase; amino-acid sequence: MRRLLLVCIALLLTGLTTVPANAHRPVRVPGAEYQEVAHLDDLTTAGTVASGHTNPADYAGLTHSGLPQQSGVPGVQIDGYFPDNSHTNTNHGWNHDAQFVIRLPRQWNGGLVVAGSPGVRAQYANDKAISDYVLSLGYAYAATDKGNTGATFYTDGLRPGDAIVEWNVRTTQLARAARATVAQYYGRPAREVVAAGISNGGYLVRWQLENHPELYTRGVDLEGTLWTADGPNLFTYLPQAIKGYENHDPAAIVAAGFDPRSDFLWDYHYTVYWKLTQRIYAAELDPTYTGTEADYDYSRRPEVHKAVSRIALTGNIRKPLTTIHGTYDSLLPISQDSDVYAAMARHTNLHRYQRVEAGNHVDGLVDAYPDRLVPLVPLFQQTIRTPS
- a CDS encoding RIO1 family regulatory kinase/ATPase, with product MSSPEYELTDNDFTFQFHSVDEHLGPDQRWSTWLDVERGSRGPDPRPDWVVTEQAAIDTELGVLKTGKEADVFLIERAVEAIGDNPAKSSLLAAKRYRTEEHRTFHRSTAYVEGRRTRNSRDSRAMAKKTSHGRSVAAGQWAYAEWDALNRLWKAGVPVPYPVQVDGTELLMEFIDDGEGGAAPRLAQVRPSKELLGVYFEQLRGAMRELARAGLAHGDLSPYNVLAQADRIVMIDLPQVIDIVGNPKGMDFLLRDCHNMATWFTNRGLEVDEQELFADLLTMVF
- a CDS encoding sigma-70 family RNA polymerase sigma factor, which produces MTIAAAERSQQSIADATHELLLEAHSVPDPRHQACLDEVVLLNAPVARSIASRYRSKGVDSDDLEQVAYLGLVKAANGYRLDASTAFLSYAVPTIRGELKRYFRDCAWTIRPPRRVQEMQGSIAAAEPELIQRLGHVPTDAETAEALGTDPAEVAEATSVRGCFSTLSLDAPGAVEGGTSLLDTVANAEDGYDLVENVHTLSPAVANLGDRDKRILQLRFCNGFTQEEIGQELGVSQMQVSRLLRGILETLRTELAERPGLTRT